The Halomonas sp. KG2 genome segment TCCGTTGGTGGTGCCATTAATCTGGTTCCTAAGCGAGCTGGCGATGAGCCGCTGACGCGCTTCACCACCACGTACATGTCCGACGCGCAGTTTGGCGGACACCTTGATGTTGGCCGACGTGTGGGAGACAACCAGCAGTTTGGCATTCGCTTTAACGGTGTATACCGCGACGGCGAGGGTGCTGTGAATAACCAGAAGCCAAGCGTTCAAATGGGGGCTCTGGGACTGGACTGGCGCGGTGAGCGAGCACGCCTATCAGCTGACTTGTACAGTGCGGACGACCACATCGATGGGCCAACACGAGGGGTCAACCTGACGCCAGGCCTGGCAGTACCGACACCTCCCGACTCCGATACACTGATCAACCCTGACTGGGCCTTTGCCAACACGCGCGACAAGGGAGCCATCGTGCGTGGCGAATTCGACTTTACCGATGAAATCATGGGGTACGCATCAGTGGGTCGAAGCGAAACGAACTACACCTACAATGGCGCCATGTCATCCTTGGTGCTTGATGATCAAGGTAACTATCGTACAAGCATTGGTCAGCTCGCCTTCGATGTCGAAAAAACATCAGCGGAAGTTGGGGTTCGCGGTCATTTCCAAACCGGCGCCGTCAGCCATGCCATTAGCGTCAATGCCACTCATTACGAGCATGAGCAACATGACTACGGGCGCAGAACCGTTCCCGGTGCAGACTGGGTCACTAATCTATACGATCCGCAGTGGGGCGCCGCTGCCGAATTTATCACCCCACATATCATGCATACAGAGCTACGCTTGAACAGCTATGGTCTGGCGGACACGATTTCATTTGCCGATGATCGCCTACAACTGACCCTCGGCGCCCGACGCCAAGAGGTAGTGAGCGACGCCTACAGCGTGACGAGCGGCGCACGCATCTCCCGCTATGATGAAAGCGCGGTCACCCCCGCTGCAGCGCTACTTTTCAGAGCAACCGACCAGGTATCACTCTACGCCAACTATATCGAGGGGCTCAGTCAGGGGGCCACGGCACCTATGAGTGCTGCCAATGCTGGTGAGGTATTTGAACCTTATAAGACCAAACAAAACGAGATTGGGGTGAAGTTTGACCTAGGCGATTTCTCACACACACTTAGCCTTTATGAAATCAAGCGGCCCAGCAGTTACACCGACCTGGAAACTAATATCTTCTCGTTTGGCGGTGAGCAGCGCAACCGAGGAGCGGAGTGGAACTTCTTCGGCAGCCCGCTTAGCAACCTCCGCTTAATGGGTGGGATTGCCTATGTAGACCCTAAAGTCACCCGCGCCGCTAGCGATGAAAACCAGGGTAGTCAGGCCACTGGCGTGCCCGACCTTCAAGCCAAGCTAGGCGCTGAATGGGATCTATCCGCAGCACCAGGGCTGACACTGACCGCTAATGCCACCGCAATGTCAGAGCAGTATATTAATAGTGACAATTCCTTGTCGGTTCCTGGACACACCATTTACGACGTTGGTGCACGCTACACTACTCACCTTTCCGGCTACCCGTTGACGCTGCGCGCCACTATCGACAATGTAACCGATAAGGCGTACTGGGCCATGCCACAACTCTCAAGCCTTGCACTAGGAGCCCCCCGCACCTTTATGTTTTCGGCCTCTTTAGACTTCTAGATGGCTGAAACAAGCGATGCGCTTGTCCTGGCACCCGTTGTTTTTTCACAACTAGGCTTGTCAATATGCACACCCCACCTGCGCCAGCCAAACGGGCGTAGGTGTGGATAACTTAAACGGTCAGGTGCTGCTTGATCAGTTCGTTAGAAAGCTCGGCGATCTCGCCTTTGGCCACCGGACGGCCACGATCCATAATCACAAAGCGGTCGGCGTATTTGCGGGCAAAAGGTAGCTTCTGCTCAACCAGCAGTACCGTTAAGCCATCCTCTTTAATCAACTGGCGAATCACCTGGCCGATTTGCGCCACAATATTGGGCTGAATGCCCTCCCCGGGTTCATCCAAAATCAGCAGCTTGGGCTCTATTACCAGCGCGCGACCGATGGCGAGCTGCTGCTGTTGCCCACCGGATAAGTCACCGCCACGGCGGTGCTTCATCTCTTTTAAAACAGGGAACAGTTCATAGATACGCTCGGGGATTTTTTTCAGCCCATCACTGCGCGCTGCCAAGCCGGTGCGTAGATTCTCTTCCACGGTGAGCAGCGGAAAAATCTGCCGTCCCTGGGGGACAAAGCCAATACCCAAGCGAGAGCGCGCTTCCACCGCTTTTTTGGTCAGCTCAATGTCGCTACCCTCCCCCTGATAGCGCAGTTGGCCGCTCTTTACGGCCACTTCGCCCATAATGGCTTTCATTAAGGTGGTTTTACCCACCCCGTTGCGGCCCATCACGCAAGTGCACTGGCCTTCAGGCACGTCGAGGTCTAAATCCCACAAGGTGTGGCTTTCCCCGTAGAACTGGTTAAGTTTTTCAATCGCCAGCATTAGGCAGCCTCCTCGTCGTCCGCACCCAGATACACCTCAACCACGTTAGGGTCGCTTGAAACTTGATCCATACTGCCTTCCGCCAGCACGCTGCCTTGGTGCAATACGGTCACTTTACGGGCAATGGAGCGTACAAAGCCCATGTCATGCTCGACCACAACCACCGACTGCTTACCCGCCAGGCCCGTCAGCAGCTCAGCGGTGCGCTCCATCTCCTGTTCCGTCATCCCGGCAACGGGTTCATCTACCAGCAGTAAACGCGGGCGCTGCATTAGCAGCATGCCAATTTCCAGCCACTGCTTTTGGCCGTGGGAAAGAATCCCTGCTGGCTGGTAACGCAGCTCGGTCAGGCCAATCGTTTCAAGCACCTCATTGATACGGTCTTTAATTTCACCGCTCATGCGGGCAGTCAGCGTGGGGAAAATACGCTTGTCGGCGGCCATCGCCAACTCCAGGTTTTCAAACACGCTCAGCGCTTCAAATACCGTGGGCTTTTGGAACTTACGACCAATCCCTAAGCTGGCGATATCCGGCTCATTCATTTGCAGCAGGTTATGACGGCTACCAAACCACACGCTGCCTGCGTTGGGGCGCGTTTTGCCAGTAATGATGTCCATCATGGTGGTTTTACCGGCCCCGTTGGGGCCGATAATGCAGCGCAGTTCACCGTCATCAATAGTCAGGTTTAAGTTATTGATAGCCTTGAAGCCATCGAAGCTCACCGTGACATCTTCCATATACAGAATCGGGCCATGACGCACATCTACCGGTGATGCCTGAGGAGCCATAAAATCAAATACCCGATCCCGCGTGGTTAGCGATTGCAACAAGCTCATGCGGTAGCCTCCTTCGGCAAGGTAGCGGATTTTTTGCGGCGTTTTAGGTGGAGCAATAATCCCGCCACGCCTTTAGGTAGCAACACCGTGACCAAGACAAACATCGCGCCCAGGGCAAACAGCCATGCATCCGGCATCACGCCGGTGAAGATGGTTTTGGCGTAGTTGACTAAGATCGCCCCGATAACTGCTCCATAAAGCGTGGCGCGGCCACCCAGAGCCACCCACAGCACAATTTCAATCGAGAAAATCGGTGAGAACTCACTGGGGTTGATAATCCCTACCTGAGGGACATAAAGCGCGCCAGCCAAGCCTGCCAGCATGGCGGAAACCACGAATACAAACAGCTGGAAGCGTTCGACCCGATAGCCAATAAACCGCGTGCGGGCCTCGGCATCCCGGGTTGCCACGCACACTCGGCCTAGCTTGCTGGTAACAATCGCTCGACACAGGATGTAGCCCAGCGCCAGCGCAACACCAGTGGCAATAAACAGCCCTAAGCGAGTGTCGTTGCTGCGCAGGTTGTAGCCCAGCAGCTCACGGAAATCAGTTAAGCCGTTGTTGCCACCAAAGC includes the following:
- the urtD gene encoding urea ABC transporter ATP-binding protein UrtD is translated as MSLLQSLTTRDRVFDFMAPQASPVDVRHGPILYMEDVTVSFDGFKAINNLNLTIDDGELRCIIGPNGAGKTTMMDIITGKTRPNAGSVWFGSRHNLLQMNEPDIASLGIGRKFQKPTVFEALSVFENLELAMAADKRIFPTLTARMSGEIKDRINEVLETIGLTELRYQPAGILSHGQKQWLEIGMLLMQRPRLLLVDEPVAGMTEQEMERTAELLTGLAGKQSVVVVEHDMGFVRSIARKVTVLHQGSVLAEGSMDQVSSDPNVVEVYLGADDEEAA
- the urtC gene encoding urea ABC transporter permease subunit UrtC gives rise to the protein MTQSSSRQFWLARPFSERATQIFLGVLFAALLLVTVLHLALPQGHPLHVNAYTVNLFGKYLSYALLAVAVDLVWGYLGILSLGHGAFFAIGGYAMGMYLMRQIGDRGTYGDPVLPDFMVFLNWDSLPWYWLGFDMAWFAFAMVLLAPGLLALVFGFLAFRSRVTGVYLSIITQALTFALMLAFFRNEMGFGGNNGLTDFRELLGYNLRSNDTRLGLFIATGVALALGYILCRAIVTSKLGRVCVATRDAEARTRFIGYRVERFQLFVFVVSAMLAGLAGALYVPQVGIINPSEFSPIFSIEIVLWVALGGRATLYGAVIGAILVNYAKTIFTGVMPDAWLFALGAMFVLVTVLLPKGVAGLLLHLKRRKKSATLPKEATA
- the urtE gene encoding urea ABC transporter ATP-binding subunit UrtE, with protein sequence MLAIEKLNQFYGESHTLWDLDLDVPEGQCTCVMGRNGVGKTTLMKAIMGEVAVKSGQLRYQGEGSDIELTKKAVEARSRLGIGFVPQGRQIFPLLTVEENLRTGLAARSDGLKKIPERIYELFPVLKEMKHRRGGDLSGGQQQQLAIGRALVIEPKLLILDEPGEGIQPNIVAQIGQVIRQLIKEDGLTVLLVEQKLPFARKYADRFVIMDRGRPVAKGEIAELSNELIKQHLTV